GGATCCGATTGGTTCGGGAGGTGTCGGACTGATGGAATTCATGGTCATGATTCTGGCCGCGGCGGTGCGCAGTGGCACACCCATTATCTTCGCCACCCTCGGAGAAATCCTGACCGAGAAAGGAGGGATCCTCAACCTGGGCCTGGAGGGGATCATGCTGGTGGGGGCGCTCACCGGGTTTGCGGTGTCCTTTTATACCGGTCAACCCTGGTTGGGGATCGGCGCCGCCTTTCTGGCGGGGATGGCTCTGGTTTCCCTCCATGCTTTTGTCAGCATCACCCTGCGGGGAAACCAGGTGGTCAGCGGATTGGCTCTCACCATCTTTGGGACCGGAGTGAGCGCCTTTCTCGGCCAGCGTTTTATCGGTTTGACCATCACCGGTTTGGGCCGGGTTGCGGTTCCGGGTTTGAGCACGATCCCGGTGGTGGGTCGTATCTTCTTCGAGCATGACCTTCTGGTCTATGTTTCTTATTTTCTGGTCGCTTTTCTCTGGTGGTTTCTGGTTTCCACCCGCGCCGGGCTCCATCTCCGGGCGGTGGGGGATACCCCCCGGGTGGCGGAAGCCATGGGGATCGACGTAACCCGCGTCCGCTACCTGGCTACCCTGCTGGGGGGAGGGATCGTGGCGGTGGGCGGTGCTTATTTATCGGTGGTGTACACCAATATTTGGACGGAAGGCATGAGCGCTGGGCGGGGGTGGATCGCGGTGGCCCTGGTCATCTTCGCCATCTGGCATCCAGGACGGGCAGCTTTCGGAGCCTATCTGTTCGGTGGCGTCGTGGCTTTTCAGCTCCGTCTTCAGGCAGCCGGAACCAGAGTTCCGATCCCCCTGTTGATGATGCTTCCCTATCTCCTGACGATCGTTGTTCTGGTCTTCATCACCATCCGGCAGGGGAAGGGGATCCTTTTCGGTTCCCCGGCCTCGCTGGGCCAGCCTTATTTCCGGGAAGAGAGTACCTAGCGGGCGGCCCTGATTTCCCTGGCGGTCTGCCCAATCGTTTTTTGTCACCACGGACTTTATTCATAAAGGGGGTTTTTGGATATGAGGAAAATCACGTGGATTGTCGTT
This region of Atribacteraceae bacterium genomic DNA includes:
- a CDS encoding ABC transporter permease gives rise to the protein MEFMVMILAAAVRSGTPIIFATLGEILTEKGGILNLGLEGIMLVGALTGFAVSFYTGQPWLGIGAAFLAGMALVSLHAFVSITLRGNQVVSGLALTIFGTGVSAFLGQRFIGLTITGLGRVAVPGLSTIPVVGRIFFEHDLLVYVSYFLVAFLWWFLVSTRAGLHLRAVGDTPRVAEAMGIDVTRVRYLATLLGGGIVAVGGAYLSVVYTNIWTEGMSAGRGWIAVALVIFAIWHPGRAAFGAYLFGGVVAFQLRLQAAGTRVPIPLLMMLPYLLTIVVLVFITIRQGKGILFGSPASLGQPYFREEST